The genomic interval AAGAACATCCACTTTGTTTTTGAGCATCTCAAACGCGCGAATCAACTTTTCACGGGTAACTTCAGGTTTGATGACCTCGTCTACATAACCACGTGCCGCAGCGTTATATGGATGGGCGAAGAGCTCCGCGTATTCCGCTTCTTTCTCCGCATGCTTGGCAGAAGGATCATCTGCTGATGCAATTTCTTTTCTAAAAATTATTTCCGCTGCACCTTTAGCGCCCATGACAGCGATCTCTGCTGACGGCCATGCAAAATTCATATCCGCTCCGATATGCTTGGAGTTCATCACGTCATAGGCTCCACCATAGGCTTTTCGCGTAATTACCGTCACGCGCGGCACGGTTGCTTCACTAAAAGCATAGAGCAACTTGGCTCCGTGAGTAATGATTCCATTCCATTCTTGGTCTGTTCCAGGCAAGAATCCCGGCACATCTTCAAATACCAAAAGAGGAATATTAAAGCTGTCGCAGAAGCGGACAAAGCGCCCCGCTTTTTGGGAAGCCTCGATGTTTAAAACTCCAGCTAAGAAGGCTGGCTGATTCGCTACAATACCAATACTCTTACCGGCCAATCGTGCAAAACCAACAACGATATTTTCAGCATAGTCCTTATGGACCTCCATGAAGGAATCCGAATCACAAACGCCGTTGATCACGTCTTTAATATCGTAAGGCTGGTTGGGGTTTTCCGGGATGATCTGATTGAGGTCTGGACGCTTTTCATCTCCCGCTTCATAAGGCAATGCCGGTGGTTCTTCTTCGCAGTTTTGAGGAATAAACGCTAAAAGCTCTTTGAGCTGCTGGATCAGGGCTATTTCGTTAGCGGCAGTAAAATGAGCCACCCCGCTCTTCGTAGAGTGTGCCGAAGCTCCTCCAAGCTCTTCTGCTGTGACCTCCTCATGCGTGACTGTTTTTACAACATTCGGGCCTGTAACGAACATGTAGCTCGTTCCTTCCACCATGTGAATGAAATCCGTAAGCGCAGGACTGTATACTGCCCCACCAGCACAAGGGCCCATAATCGCACTAAGCTGAGGAATTACCCCGCTGGCACGAGTATTTCGGAAAAAGATATCTGCATATCCGCCTAGGGAAACAACGCCCTCTTGGATGCGAGCACCTCCAGAATCATTCAACCCAATGATGGGTGCTCCATTCTGCATGGCCAAGTCCATGATGCGACAAATCTTCTGAGCGTGGGCTTCCGCCAAGGATCCGCCGAGAACGGTAAAGTCCTGAGCAAAGACATAGATCAATCTTCCGTTCACTCGGCCATAGCCCGTGACGACTCCATCACCAAGGATCTTTTGTTTGTCAAGGCCAAAATTGGTGGAACGGTGAGTGACCAGCATACCGATCTCCTCAAATGAGCCTTCGTCCAATAGAAAGTGTATCCGCTCACGTGCGGTTAACTTTCCTTTGTCGTGTTGGGCTTGTATGCGTTTTTCACCTCCCCCGAGTTGGGCTTCGGCAACCTTTTTATCGAGCTCCTGAAATTTGTCAGACATCAGTCCTTATTTGTCGTTGAAATGGACCCCTAAAGTAGCAAACAAAAGGGACTTAATTGTCCAATTTAAGCACCGCTAAAAAGGCCTGTTGTGGAATTTCAACGTTCCCTACTTGACGCATTCGTTTCTTTCCGGCCTTTTGCTTTTCAAGGAGCTTTCTTTTACGTGAAATATCTCCTCCATAACACTTGGCCGTAACATCCTTTCGAAGAGCCTTAACAGTTTCTCGAGCGATGATCTTGGATCCAATCGCAGCTTGGATGGCAATGTCAAACTGCTGGCGTGGGATGAGCTCTCGAAGCTTAGCGCACATCTTTTTACCGATGTCGTATGCATTGTCTCGGTGGATAAGCGCTGAAAGTGCGTCTACCTGATCTCCGTTCAAAAGAACATCAACTTTGACCAAATTGGACTCTCGATAACCGATCGGTTGATAATCAAAACTGGCGTATCCTTTTGAAACCGTTTTTAAGCGATCGTAGAAATCAAACACGATCTCAGCCAAAGGCAAGTCAAAGCTGAGCTCTACGCGATCTGAAGTCAGATAAACCTGATTCTTCATGATCCCGCGCTTTTCAATGGCCAAGGTCATGATAGAACCAACAAACTCAGATTTCGTAATGATCTGCGCGGTAATATACGGCTCTTCAACACTGGTCAATAGGTTTGGATCTGGGAGGTCTGAAGGGTTGTTTACCCATTCAAACTCATCACCACTGCTCTTTGAATACGCTTTATACGATACGTTGGGAACGGTGGTAATCACCGTCATTTTAAACTCGCGCTCCAAGCGTTCTTGAATGATCTCCATGTGTAGCATTCCCAAGAACCCGCAGCGAAATCCAAAGCCCAAGGCCGCTGAACTCTCCGGCTCAAAGGTCAAGCTGGCATCGTTGAGTTGGAGCTTTTCCATGGCGCTGCGCAACTCTTCGTATTCTTCGGTATCCACAGGGTATACCCCGGCAAATACCATGGGCTTCACATTCTCGAATCCGGCAATGGCTTCAGGGGTAGGCCGCTCAAATGAAGTAATCGTATCCCCCACCTTCACCTCTCTGGCGTCCTTAATTCCAGAAATGATGTACCCTACATCACCAGTCTTGATTTCTTTTCGGGGCTCTTGGTTCAGTTTGAGTACTCCGATTTCATCGGCGTTGTATTTCTTCCCCGTGTTGACGAATTGGACAATCTCTCCTTTGCGAATGGAACCGTTCATCACACGGAAGTAGGCCTCAACACCGCGGAAAGGATTGTATACAGAGTCAAAAATCAGGGCCTGCAAGGGTGCCTTGGGATCACCTTCGGGGGCAGGAACCCGCTCTACAATGGCCTCCAAGATTTCCTGTATTCCGATACCTTCTTTGGCTGAAGCGGGAATGATCTCGTCTAGATCGCAGCCGATTAGATCGATGATCTGATCTGAAATTTCCTCAGGGTTTGCACTGGGCAGATCAATTTTATTCAGAACCGGAATGATCTCCAAATCATGTTCTAAGGCGAGATAGAGATTGGAGATGGTTTGCGCTTGAATTCCTTGTGCGGCATCCACCACCAACAGAGCTCCCTCACAGGCAGCAATGGAACGAGATACCTCATAGCTGAAGTCGACGTGTCCAGGAGTATCAATCAAATTCAGGGTATACTCTTCACCTTCATTCGAAAAGGTCATTTGGATCGCATGAGACTTGATGGTGATTCCACGCTCTCGCTCCAAATCCATGCTGTCCAAGATTTGGTCCTTCTTCTCGCGATCCGATACACTTTGGGTTGCATCCAACAAACGATCTGCCAAGGTGCTCTTACCGTGGTCGATGTGTGCGATGATGCAGAAATTCCGGATATTCTTCATAAGCCGCGAAATTACGCCTTTTTCCGCTCTGATTTCGCGTTCAAAGACTCATTCATTTCCATAGCCAACCATTCAGGGACGACTTTCGTTTATTGGAGCGCCGTAGCAGTTTTTATTATATTTGCTGTTCTTGGCGAAATAGCGTCAAACCTAAACATCGACGGAATATGAAAAAATGGATTCTTTCCTTAGCGGGTGCTCTATGGATGGCCACAGCTGTAGCAGGAGCTCCGGAGGGAATCAACAGCCTTGAGTGGACATTGTATACCACTGAAAACGGCGTCGAAATCTACATGAAGAAGCAGGCTTGTGACGATCCTGCTAATGGGGTTTATCTGGAGTATGTCTTGATTAAAGTGGTGAACACCAATAATCAAGACGCTGAGGTTTCTTGGGTTCCTCATCCTTTTCACGACAACATGCCCGCCTTTGATTCAAACTCGGACGACGAGCGCAGTGCAAGCTTTACTCTTTCCGCTGGTTCAGCATTGGAAGGAACTTGCGGCGATCAACGTTTATCTGAGTATAAGAGGTTCACGGACAAGGACGATATGCGTGAGCTGACCGACTTGGAATTGGCCAACTTGACTGTGACCCTTAAATAACGACTACTGTGAAGAAATTTCTACTCGTATTAGCTCTAGCGTTCGGTTTTTCTTGGTCTTACGGTCAAGGATTGAACATCACGATTATTTCACCGGGACAAGACACGACAATCTGTGAAGGTGATACTGTGTTTTTGGAATGTACATCTGCATTCCTATTTAACGATTTTAACAACGGAACCATCGGTATCGGTTGGAGTTCGACGCAGGCAAACCCTGTATTTACCAATCCATGTGGTCCTGGCCCAGTGGGCTCGCACCTTTGGGTAGGAACAACTCCATCGAACAACCGTACGCTTGTAACGAACACCTACGATTTGACGGCTGGTGGTGCCTGTTATATTGAATTCTGGATGAGGTATGGTCTTGTACCTGGAAACGGGCCGTGTGAGGACCCGGATGCCGCGACGGAAGGAGTCCACCTTCAGTATTCTACCAATAACGGTTTGACTTGGACGGATTTCCCCGGACCGAATGTAGCACCCGTAGGAAACTTGAGTACGGTTCCACCATTTCTAACGACCGTTCCTGGATCGGGAGGTTATTGGCAGCCATTCCCTACTTTGGCTCAACAACAGCAAAGCACGCTTTATCACTGGAACTTATACCGATGCCCTATCCCTGCGGCAGCGGTGACAAACGCCACATCGTTCCGATGGGCTCAGTTGGTAACCAGTAGTACTGGTTTCGACGCTTGGGGAATTGACGAAGTATTGATCGGGTGTGCACCGCCAAACTTGATTTGGAGTACGGGTAACACAACGACAACAGATACCGTAGTACCTTCTCAATCGACCACGTACTGGGTGCAAGCCACAGATCAAAATGGAAACACGGTTACGGATACCGTCGACGTTATTGTAAGCCCTCGTCCAGCTCTTGGACCGGATATCACCATTCCATGTGGGGACAGTACGTTTGTGATCACTATCGACCGTCCTATTGACTGTAATTCCATCAGCCCAGACGGGTCTGACT from Cryomorphaceae bacterium carries:
- a CDS encoding acyl-CoA carboxylase subunit beta, with the protein product MSDKFQELDKKVAEAQLGGGEKRIQAQHDKGKLTARERIHFLLDEGSFEEIGMLVTHRSTNFGLDKQKILGDGVVTGYGRVNGRLIYVFAQDFTVLGGSLAEAHAQKICRIMDLAMQNGAPIIGLNDSGGARIQEGVVSLGGYADIFFRNTRASGVIPQLSAIMGPCAGGAVYSPALTDFIHMVEGTSYMFVTGPNVVKTVTHEEVTAEELGGASAHSTKSGVAHFTAANEIALIQQLKELLAFIPQNCEEEPPALPYEAGDEKRPDLNQIIPENPNQPYDIKDVINGVCDSDSFMEVHKDYAENIVVGFARLAGKSIGIVANQPAFLAGVLNIEASQKAGRFVRFCDSFNIPLLVFEDVPGFLPGTDQEWNGIITHGAKLLYAFSEATVPRVTVITRKAYGGAYDVMNSKHIGADMNFAWPSAEIAVMGAKGAAEIIFRKEIASADDPSAKHAEKEAEYAELFAHPYNAAARGYVDEVIKPEVTREKLIRAFEMLKNKVDVLPKKKHGNIPL
- the lepA gene encoding elongation factor 4, which produces MKNIRNFCIIAHIDHGKSTLADRLLDATQSVSDREKKDQILDSMDLERERGITIKSHAIQMTFSNEGEEYTLNLIDTPGHVDFSYEVSRSIAACEGALLVVDAAQGIQAQTISNLYLALEHDLEIIPVLNKIDLPSANPEEISDQIIDLIGCDLDEIIPASAKEGIGIQEILEAIVERVPAPEGDPKAPLQALIFDSVYNPFRGVEAYFRVMNGSIRKGEIVQFVNTGKKYNADEIGVLKLNQEPRKEIKTGDVGYIISGIKDAREVKVGDTITSFERPTPEAIAGFENVKPMVFAGVYPVDTEEYEELRSAMEKLQLNDASLTFEPESSAALGFGFRCGFLGMLHMEIIQERLEREFKMTVITTVPNVSYKAYSKSSGDEFEWVNNPSDLPDPNLLTSVEEPYITAQIITKSEFVGSIMTLAIEKRGIMKNQVYLTSDRVELSFDLPLAEIVFDFYDRLKTVSKGYASFDYQPIGYRESNLVKVDVLLNGDQVDALSALIHRDNAYDIGKKMCAKLRELIPRQQFDIAIQAAIGSKIIARETVKALRKDVTAKCYGGDISRKRKLLEKQKAGKKRMRQVGNVEIPQQAFLAVLKLDN